In the Populus trichocarpa isolate Nisqually-1 chromosome 1, P.trichocarpa_v4.1, whole genome shotgun sequence genome, one interval contains:
- the LOC7477806 gene encoding uncharacterized protein LOC7477806 isoform X2 → MDNRQDILGNNSPEVIRWLCNLSESELDMLIRLKSLILHRAKVLGHDELAKNFDLPTLRAIALLLMEYLKGKFKHSSQVQGLTKLVVFPECCNLLEGNPGEDSSMEELKACIGIDERKRPTER, encoded by the exons ATGGATAACAGACAAGACATTTTGGGGAACAACAGTCCCGAAGTCATACGCTGGCTCTGTAACCTATCAGAATCTGAGCTT GATATGCTAATTAGGTTAAAATCACTAATTCTCCATCGCGCCAAAGTACTCGGTCATGATGAACTCGCCAAGAATTTCGATTTGCCCACGCTTCGAGCCATCG CGCTCCTTTTGATGGAATATCTGAAAGGAAAGTTTAAACATTCATCACAAGTTCAAGGCTTGACTAAGCTTGTTGTATTCCCTGAGTGTTGCAATCTATTAGAAGGTAATCCTGGGGAAGATTCCAGCATGGAAGAGCTGAAGGCTTGTATTGGTATTGATGAAAGAAAGAGACCAACCGAAAG GTGA
- the LOC7477806 gene encoding uncharacterized protein LOC7477806 isoform X1: protein MDNRQDILGNNSPEVIRWLCNLSESELDMLIRLKSLILHRAKVLGHDELAKNFDLPTLRAIALLLMEYLKGKFKHSSQVQGLTKLVVFPECCNLLEGNPGEDSSMEELKACIGIDERKRPTERPGEEATKQKKQRL from the exons ATGGATAACAGACAAGACATTTTGGGGAACAACAGTCCCGAAGTCATACGCTGGCTCTGTAACCTATCAGAATCTGAGCTT GATATGCTAATTAGGTTAAAATCACTAATTCTCCATCGCGCCAAAGTACTCGGTCATGATGAACTCGCCAAGAATTTCGATTTGCCCACGCTTCGAGCCATCG CGCTCCTTTTGATGGAATATCTGAAAGGAAAGTTTAAACATTCATCACAAGTTCAAGGCTTGACTAAGCTTGTTGTATTCCCTGAGTGTTGCAATCTATTAGAAGGTAATCCTGGGGAAGATTCCAGCATGGAAGAGCTGAAGGCTTGTATTGGTATTGATGAAAGAAAGAGACCAACCGAAAG ACCAGGTGAAGAGGCAACCAAACAGAAGAAACAGAGATTATGA